The Nitrospira sp. KM1 genome includes a window with the following:
- a CDS encoding tetratricopeptide repeat protein, producing MRPNQKNADSALEIDRLALQLAKDPHSKAFLPLAEEYCKAGMWKEATGVLEDGLKRYPGFITAMVVLGRAYDQLGQPVKAKAVLEEAIKVSPENLRAHRTLVKIYASQGQTGAALKSCAVILALNPRDEEALSIQARLGMPAKEGPVPRSKDVQAPSVEQPVHASPSVEPTPERGTPVGLQDREDLSGSASDETGETSSPLGRAGSIIQSALQADGGKPAGQSATGSPETEATPPPSKPSPHAETIAQLESWLRAIGQNRRKDATSTGAASSTS from the coding sequence ATGCGGCCGAATCAAAAGAACGCGGACTCAGCTCTTGAAATCGATCGATTAGCCCTCCAATTGGCTAAGGATCCCCATTCCAAGGCCTTTCTGCCCTTGGCCGAAGAATACTGCAAGGCCGGTATGTGGAAGGAAGCCACGGGGGTTTTGGAAGACGGCCTCAAGCGGTATCCGGGGTTCATCACCGCAATGGTCGTGCTTGGCAGGGCATATGATCAACTGGGACAACCGGTCAAAGCGAAGGCTGTTCTGGAAGAAGCGATCAAGGTCAGTCCTGAAAATCTGCGGGCGCATCGAACACTGGTCAAGATCTATGCGAGTCAGGGGCAGACGGGTGCGGCGTTGAAATCATGCGCCGTGATTCTGGCTCTGAATCCACGCGATGAGGAAGCGCTTTCCATTCAAGCTCGACTAGGCATGCCTGCCAAGGAAGGTCCGGTCCCACGGAGTAAAGACGTCCAAGCACCCTCGGTTGAACAGCCTGTTCACGCGTCCCCGTCCGTTGAGCCGACACCCGAGCGCGGCACTCCTGTTGGCCTGCAGGATCGGGAGGACCTCTCCGGCTCCGCCTCCGATGAAACAGGTGAAACGTCTTCTCCACTAGGAAGAGCCGGCTCGATCATCCAATCTGCCTTGCAGGCGGATGGCGGAAAACCCGCTGGGCAGTCGGCCACGGGGAGCCCTGAAACTGAAGCAACTCCGCCTCCCTCCAAACCGTCACCTCATGCGGAAACGATCGCTCAACTGGAGTCCTGGCTGCGCGCGATCGGGCAAAACCGGCGCAAAGACGCAACCTCTACAGGCGCCGCTTCCTCAACTTCCTGA